The following are from one region of the Pseudodesulfovibrio piezophilus C1TLV30 genome:
- a CDS encoding glycosyltransferase family 4 protein, which translates to MATFDKKRRLAVTMPRFSKYGGAESFAWRLSEALAARGHEVDFICGRVETEPPAGVTPVVVGRFGGLRLFKVLWFALMADRCVRKKKYDLVFGMANTINQDILRIGGGPISVFWRLSQQAWPAGFPRWFKMFRRRLSPVNWLIHWLDAQRMHRTPRIVTVSHFVRDLIVEAHPYRAPDSIDVIYNRPDLSRFSHPSEEERTSLRAELDISTDNVVIGTAATNFALKGIAPLLHVLAGLPENHVLHVAGGRKPDKYLRLARELGVEHRVRFLGRVDDMQCFYRRIDIFILASFYDACSNAVLEALACGCRVASSALNGSAYFLPKKWIFPDPADVSAMTELLERMSVEDRPTPFEWPTDIEIGLEPYIKMIENTISNK; encoded by the coding sequence ATGGCGACATTTGATAAAAAAAGGCGTTTGGCTGTGACCATGCCCCGCTTCAGTAAATATGGCGGCGCAGAATCCTTTGCGTGGAGGCTTTCTGAAGCCTTGGCAGCTCGTGGGCACGAGGTGGATTTCATCTGCGGCCGCGTGGAGACGGAACCACCTGCGGGAGTGACTCCTGTCGTTGTCGGCCGTTTTGGCGGTTTGCGACTTTTCAAGGTTCTCTGGTTTGCCCTCATGGCCGACCGTTGTGTGCGCAAAAAAAAATATGATTTGGTTTTTGGTATGGCGAATACGATCAACCAGGATATTTTGCGTATCGGCGGGGGGCCTATCTCTGTTTTCTGGCGTCTTTCACAGCAGGCTTGGCCTGCGGGATTCCCCCGTTGGTTTAAAATGTTTCGGCGTCGGCTATCACCTGTCAACTGGCTCATTCACTGGCTTGACGCACAGCGCATGCATCGCACACCGCGGATTGTGACTGTTTCACATTTTGTACGGGATCTGATCGTCGAGGCTCATCCTTATCGCGCCCCTGATTCCATAGACGTCATATACAACAGGCCGGACTTGAGTCGGTTTTCCCATCCTTCAGAAGAAGAGCGGACGTCACTTCGTGCTGAATTGGATATTTCGACTGACAATGTGGTGATCGGCACTGCCGCAACCAATTTTGCCCTCAAAGGTATCGCGCCACTCCTGCATGTTTTGGCAGGATTGCCGGAAAACCACGTTTTGCATGTGGCCGGAGGGCGGAAACCTGATAAATATCTCCGCCTTGCACGGGAGCTTGGCGTGGAGCACAGGGTTCGTTTTCTTGGGCGAGTCGATGATATGCAGTGTTTTTATCGGCGGATAGATATTTTTATTTTGGCGAGCTTTTACGATGCCTGTTCTAATGCAGTGCTTGAAGCGTTGGCCTGCGGATGCCGGGTTGCGTCAAGTGCCCTTAACGGGAGTGCATATTTTCTGCCCAAAAAGTGGATTTTCCCCGATCCTGCAGATGTTTCAGCCATGACAGAGCTTCTTGAACGGATGTCAGTCGAAGACCGCCCAACGCCTTTTGAATGGCCTACGGATATTGAAATAGGTCTTGAACCATATATAAAAATGATCGAAAATACGATTTCAAATAAATAA
- a CDS encoding phosphatase PAP2 family protein: MFFLTPSFDLHLFVLINQHLRCGLFDGIMPILSSMTVLIIILAIILAFLAVWGGKKNVLLFLILIAAVGVSDFSTNLVKKQVNRVRPYNSIAETHYREDGEWRQRAPEFSRTKITGRSYPSAHAANTMCLALLTIVFWPAVKKWPLLLPAAVGYSRIYLGKHYPTDILAGWLMGAIVAVSVWLIWRALSQRVRL, from the coding sequence ATGTTTTTTCTGACCCCATCATTTGATCTACACCTGTTCGTACTCATCAACCAACACCTTCGTTGCGGCCTCTTTGATGGCATCATGCCCATTCTGTCGTCCATGACAGTCCTCATAATAATTCTGGCAATTATCTTGGCATTCCTGGCAGTGTGGGGAGGGAAAAAGAATGTTCTTCTCTTCCTCATTTTGATTGCGGCAGTGGGGGTATCAGATTTCTCGACCAATCTGGTCAAAAAACAGGTAAACCGTGTCCGGCCGTACAATTCCATAGCCGAGACACACTATCGGGAAGATGGAGAATGGCGTCAACGCGCGCCTGAATTCAGCCGCACCAAGATAACAGGAAGATCATATCCTTCCGCTCATGCGGCAAACACCATGTGCCTGGCACTTCTGACCATTGTTTTCTGGCCTGCCGTGAAAAAATGGCCTTTGCTTCTCCCGGCAGCTGTGGGCTATTCACGAATATATCTCGGCAAACATTACCCGACAGATATATTGGCCGGATGGCTGATGGGTGCCATTGTGGCAGTCTCAGTCTGGTTGATCTGGCGAGCTCTGAGCCAGAGAGTCCGGCTTTGA
- a CDS encoding TVP38/TMEM64 family protein has product MTKTISSEKRGGVKAVVKGLVMVAGLGLIVYLGRSFGLGDMLKNTEWFNDHIIGHGPLAFLIFIVVGAVLSAAGLPRQLVGFLGGFAFGIVGGTILSTIGSGLGCALASCYARWGGRDLVARKLGPRISRLDGFLRHKPFRTALAIRFFPLGSNVLTNLAAGISSIPLIPFILGSTLGYIPQNFIFALFGAGMKEESTLGVALSLGMAVMLFLASIWLGMAIFRSYKKEATAAGLVSSEKDA; this is encoded by the coding sequence ATGACGAAAACAATAAGCAGTGAAAAGAGAGGCGGTGTCAAAGCCGTTGTCAAAGGGCTGGTCATGGTGGCCGGACTGGGATTAATCGTTTATCTGGGCCGTTCTTTCGGGCTTGGGGATATGCTCAAGAATACGGAGTGGTTTAATGATCATATAATTGGCCATGGTCCGTTGGCTTTTCTGATTTTTATTGTTGTCGGGGCGGTTCTGTCGGCTGCGGGCCTTCCGCGTCAATTGGTTGGATTTCTCGGTGGTTTTGCTTTCGGCATTGTTGGTGGGACGATCCTGTCTACCATCGGCTCCGGACTTGGATGCGCCTTGGCCTCGTGCTATGCACGATGGGGAGGGCGGGATCTTGTTGCAAGAAAGCTTGGTCCCCGTATCAGTCGACTTGATGGATTTCTCCGTCATAAGCCATTCAGGACAGCCCTTGCCATTCGCTTTTTTCCTCTCGGGAGCAATGTCTTGACCAATCTTGCTGCTGGAATAAGTTCAATTCCATTGATACCCTTTATTCTCGGTTCAACTTTGGGCTATATTCCGCAAAATTTTATTTTCGCTCTTTTTGGTGCAGGGATGAAAGAAGAGTCAACTCTTGGCGTGGCGTTGTCGCTGGGCATGGCAGTGATGCTCTTTCTTGCCTCAATCTGGCTTGGAATGGCAATTTTTCGGAGCTATAAAAAAGAAGCAACGGCAGCAGGACTTGTCTCTTCCGAAAAGGATGCCTAG
- a CDS encoding glycosyltransferase family 2 protein, whose protein sequence is MKNNDKFSVVLPVFNEQDNIKALFNELKQAVDITGRQWEAVFVDDCSTDDSLSIIRSLADQHDEIRYVAFAENCGQSAAFCAGFDAAESDIVVTMDADLQNDPADIPNMLALFGDGCEMVIGWRVKRKDTFIKRISSRIANAIRDAIVDDGVKDTGCSLKIMRRDMLLKLPRFKNMHRYFPILMKMQGARIKEVKVNHRERGAGVSKYGTLDRAMAGIYDLIGVGWLIKRHIGYSVKEEK, encoded by the coding sequence ATGAAAAACAACGACAAATTCTCAGTGGTACTGCCGGTCTTCAATGAGCAGGACAACATCAAAGCGTTGTTCAATGAATTGAAACAGGCCGTGGATATCACAGGCAGGCAGTGGGAAGCCGTCTTCGTGGACGACTGTAGTACGGACGACAGTTTGTCCATAATTCGTTCTCTTGCAGATCAGCATGATGAAATTCGTTATGTGGCTTTTGCAGAGAACTGTGGACAGTCAGCCGCTTTTTGCGCCGGTTTCGATGCCGCGGAAAGTGACATCGTCGTGACAATGGATGCCGATCTGCAAAATGATCCGGCGGATATACCAAATATGCTGGCTCTTTTTGGTGATGGCTGTGAGATGGTCATTGGGTGGCGGGTCAAACGGAAGGATACTTTCATTAAGCGTATTTCTTCTCGTATAGCCAATGCCATCCGGGATGCCATCGTGGATGATGGTGTCAAAGATACTGGGTGTTCGCTCAAAATAATGCGCAGGGATATGCTTTTGAAGTTGCCTCGATTCAAGAATATGCATAGATATTTTCCCATTCTCATGAAGATGCAGGGTGCGAGGATCAAGGAAGTCAAGGTCAACCATCGCGAGCGTGGAGCAGGGGTGTCGAAATACGGAACCCTTGATCGCGCCATGGCTGGTATTTATGATCTTATAGGCGTCGGTTGGCTTATCAAGCGACATATCGGCTATAGCGTGAAAGAAGAAAAGTAA
- a CDS encoding PAS domain S-box protein, translating into MKVGLMIQGVDLFFSLFNNLALFIALVVLYRFIHEQFSAWPSSGRQIVMGIVFGFFAIGCMYEKIPVYEGVIVDQRNAVIALSGAFGGPVSALISGMLAGGFRVYLGGGGVLAGVVGVALAAFAGVVINLFFRPFSSLPRAFYFAFFASVLIVPGFLFVQDFKTGWLLTQAIALPYGVAIFCGIFVVGLLLNSQEGQAELDTLFRESEQQYRGLVESSEDLIVNVDRQARFSFVNHMAAMVLGCSPGESVGRSVFDFVLREDRRKTREWFEECIERNVRQAKLENRLVNMKNQSYRVVMWSCSFHYDDQGVFLGLGGIARDITERKRVMEEFRREAARRRALMDTATDGIVIINQEHCIIDANKAFAQMLGYELHEVLGMYTWEWEAVMTEGDTRHIFKDFSKVHTTFETQHRRKDGTAFDVEVSVGGTTIDHDSYIIAISRDISKRKVMEDHLVQAKEQAETASHAKSIFLANMSHEIRTPLNGLVGMLHLLRSSEPTEKQLEYVDIALNSSTRLNRLLSDILDLSKVEVGKIQVVKEPFDFKDVMVGLAHLFQPVAKQQGVEFSLNLDSDIPAVLLGDSTRLQQLLSNIVGNSIKFTENGTIKLDARLLPRCPADKTCLLFSIEDTGIGIPDEMVGVLFEPFTQVEGSYQRNFQGAGLGLSIVKGLVSLMGGTISLESEVGEGTTTYLSIPFETDQAASVSREKVKMVEAEGADLTLAHAVLLADDDRVSGLSAKWQMEKMGCTVTLVTNGELALEALSKSDFDMVVLDIQMPVLDGLETARAIRGGDVGLDKADIPIVALTAYAMTGDREKFLEAGMDDYLTKPMEPDELKGIFVALLN; encoded by the coding sequence ATGAAGGTCGGGCTTATGATTCAAGGCGTGGATCTTTTTTTTTCTCTCTTCAATAATCTCGCGCTTTTTATCGCGCTTGTCGTTTTGTATAGATTCATTCATGAGCAGTTCTCTGCCTGGCCCTCGTCCGGGCGACAGATTGTAATGGGGATTGTGTTCGGGTTCTTTGCCATCGGCTGCATGTATGAAAAAATTCCGGTCTACGAAGGGGTGATCGTCGATCAAAGGAATGCGGTTATTGCGCTGAGCGGTGCCTTTGGTGGACCTGTGTCCGCTTTGATCAGTGGAATGCTTGCGGGCGGCTTCCGAGTGTACCTTGGTGGCGGCGGGGTTTTGGCTGGAGTGGTCGGTGTTGCTCTTGCGGCATTTGCCGGTGTTGTGATCAATCTCTTTTTCCGACCTTTTTCCAGTTTGCCGAGGGCGTTTTATTTCGCTTTTTTTGCCTCTGTGCTCATTGTGCCGGGATTCCTTTTTGTTCAGGATTTCAAGACTGGGTGGCTCCTGACACAGGCCATCGCCTTGCCTTATGGGGTTGCCATTTTTTGTGGCATATTTGTGGTTGGTTTGTTGTTAAATAGTCAGGAGGGGCAGGCCGAACTGGATACTCTCTTTCGCGAAAGCGAACAACAATACCGAGGGCTGGTGGAAAGCTCGGAAGATCTTATCGTGAACGTGGATAGGCAAGCCCGATTTTCCTTTGTTAATCATATGGCAGCCATGGTTCTTGGGTGTTCGCCAGGAGAAAGTGTGGGGCGCTCTGTTTTTGATTTTGTTCTTCGTGAAGATCGACGAAAAACTCGGGAATGGTTTGAAGAGTGCATTGAAAGGAATGTCCGTCAGGCCAAATTGGAAAATCGTTTGGTCAATATGAAGAACCAAAGTTATCGAGTTGTCATGTGGTCCTGTTCGTTCCACTATGACGATCAAGGTGTTTTTCTGGGGTTAGGTGGCATCGCCCGAGATATTACGGAACGCAAGAGAGTGATGGAGGAATTTCGTCGGGAGGCAGCCAGACGGAGAGCCTTGATGGATACTGCCACTGACGGTATCGTCATTATCAATCAGGAACATTGCATTATTGATGCGAACAAGGCCTTTGCTCAGATGCTTGGCTATGAGCTGCATGAGGTTCTTGGTATGTATACTTGGGAATGGGAAGCCGTGATGACAGAAGGGGATACTCGTCATATCTTCAAGGATTTTTCCAAGGTGCACACCACATTTGAAACCCAACATAGACGTAAGGACGGGACCGCATTTGATGTTGAAGTCAGTGTCGGAGGGACGACCATTGATCATGATTCCTATATCATAGCGATCAGCCGGGATATATCAAAGCGAAAAGTTATGGAGGATCACCTGGTTCAGGCAAAGGAGCAGGCGGAAACAGCCAGCCATGCCAAGTCTATTTTCTTGGCCAATATGAGCCATGAAATTCGAACTCCATTAAATGGGCTTGTGGGGATGCTCCACCTTTTGCGATCATCGGAGCCGACTGAAAAACAGTTGGAATATGTGGATATCGCCCTTAACTCCAGCACCAGGCTAAATCGGCTTTTATCCGATATCCTTGATCTGTCAAAAGTTGAGGTCGGCAAGATTCAGGTCGTGAAGGAACCTTTTGATTTCAAGGATGTCATGGTCGGGCTGGCACATCTTTTTCAGCCTGTGGCAAAGCAACAGGGCGTGGAATTTTCTCTAAATCTTGATTCGGATATTCCAGCCGTACTCTTGGGCGACTCAACGCGACTTCAGCAATTGCTCAGTAATATAGTGGGTAATTCTATTAAATTCACGGAAAATGGTACAATTAAATTGGATGCACGGTTGCTCCCTCGGTGCCCTGCGGATAAAACCTGTTTGCTGTTCTCAATCGAAGATACAGGAATCGGCATTCCCGACGAGATGGTTGGTGTTCTTTTCGAACCGTTTACTCAGGTCGAGGGAAGTTACCAACGTAATTTTCAGGGTGCCGGGCTGGGGCTGTCAATAGTGAAGGGGCTTGTCTCGCTGATGGGAGGAACCATCTCTCTGGAAAGTGAAGTGGGTGAGGGGACGACCACATACCTTTCCATACCTTTTGAAACTGATCAGGCTGCATCTGTCTCACGTGAAAAGGTCAAAATGGTGGAGGCTGAAGGCGCGGATTTGACTTTGGCGCATGCTGTGCTTTTGGCGGATGATGATCGGGTCAGTGGTTTGTCCGCTAAATGGCAGATGGAAAAGATGGGATGTACCGTTACATTGGTTACCAATGGAGAGCTTGCATTGGAAGCTCTCTCCAAATCTGATTTTGATATGGTTGTGCTTGATATTCAGATGCCGGTTCTTGATGGCCTGGAGACCGCCAGAGCCATTCGAGGAGGTGATGTCGGGTTGGATAAAGCTGATATTCCTATCGTGGCACTGACAGCATACGCCATGACCGGGGACAGGGAAAAATTTCTTGAGGCCGGTATGGATGATTATCTGACCAAACCCATGGAGCCGGATGAATTGAAAGGGATATTTGTCGCCCTCTTAAATTAA
- the thiC gene encoding phosphomethylpyrimidine synthase ThiC: protein MEYTTQMDAARKGIVTPQMETVARKENMRVEDLMERMAKGTVIIPANKNHTSLDAEGVGEGMRTKLNVNLGISKDCCDIEPEMDKVRAALDLKAEAIMDLSCFGKTQEFRQRLVEISPAMIGTVPIYDAVGFYDKNLQDITVDEFFDVVRKHVQDGVDFLTIHCGLNRHTADKVKQGGRLTNIVSRGGSLLFTWMEINQAENPFYEHYDRLLDICEEYDVTLSLGDGCRPGCLHDATDACQVEELITLGELTKRAWERNVQVMIEGPGHMAMNEIAGNMMMEKRLCHGAPFYVLGPLVTDVAPGYDHITAAIGGAIAAMSGADFLCYVTPAEHLRLPTLDDMKEGIIATRIAAHAADVAKGYPGARDWDDSMSKARAALDWEEMFNLAMDPVKPREYRESSKPEHEDSCTMCGKMCAVRNMNRVLEGKDIQLDD from the coding sequence ATGGAATATACGACTCAAATGGATGCCGCTCGCAAAGGCATTGTCACACCCCAGATGGAGACCGTGGCCCGTAAGGAAAATATGCGTGTGGAAGACTTGATGGAACGCATGGCCAAAGGAACCGTCATTATCCCGGCAAACAAGAACCATACTAGTCTTGATGCTGAAGGTGTTGGCGAGGGAATGCGTACCAAGCTCAATGTTAATCTTGGTATCTCCAAGGATTGTTGCGATATCGAACCTGAAATGGACAAAGTGCGCGCTGCTTTAGATCTCAAGGCTGAGGCTATCATGGACTTGAGCTGCTTTGGAAAGACCCAGGAATTCCGGCAACGTCTGGTGGAAATCTCTCCGGCTATGATTGGCACGGTTCCTATTTATGATGCAGTTGGGTTTTATGACAAGAATCTTCAGGATATCACTGTTGACGAGTTTTTCGACGTTGTCAGAAAGCACGTTCAGGACGGTGTGGACTTCTTGACCATTCACTGCGGGCTGAACCGGCATACTGCCGACAAGGTCAAACAGGGCGGGCGTCTGACCAATATCGTTTCCCGTGGTGGCTCACTTCTGTTTACCTGGATGGAAATCAATCAGGCCGAGAACCCTTTTTATGAGCATTATGACCGTCTGCTTGATATTTGTGAAGAGTATGATGTCACACTGAGTCTTGGTGATGGATGTCGTCCTGGTTGTCTGCACGATGCGACTGACGCCTGTCAGGTTGAAGAGTTGATTACGCTGGGTGAGTTGACCAAGCGTGCTTGGGAGCGCAATGTTCAGGTTATGATCGAAGGTCCGGGTCATATGGCCATGAATGAGATTGCGGGGAACATGATGATGGAAAAACGTTTGTGCCATGGTGCGCCATTTTATGTCCTCGGCCCGTTAGTGACAGATGTTGCGCCCGGTTACGATCATATTACCGCTGCAATCGGTGGCGCAATCGCTGCCATGTCCGGTGCTGATTTTCTGTGCTATGTCACCCCGGCAGAGCACCTGCGCCTGCCCACGCTTGACGATATGAAAGAGGGGATTATCGCAACACGTATCGCTGCCCATGCTGCAGACGTTGCCAAGGGATACCCTGGGGCGAGGGATTGGGATGACTCCATGTCCAAGGCTCGTGCAGCACTGGATTGGGAAGAAATGTTCAATCTCGCCATGGACCCGGTCAAACCGCGTGAATACCGTGAGTCCTCCAAGCCGGAGCATGAAGATTCCTGTACCATGTGTGGAAAAATGTGCGCAGTGCGTAACATGAATCGTGTTCTGGAAGGCAAGGATATCCAACTCGACGATTAG
- the thiE gene encoding thiamine phosphate synthase — MGREFSRHTILDTDLYCLTAEKFSLDRSNLDVVKAMLESGVSLIQYREKEKKSGEKYQECLAIRQMTRDAGAAFIVNDDIDLALMVEADGVHIGQEDFPVQAVRNIVGEKMAIGLSTHSPEEAREAVRCGADYIGVGPIFKTFTKDDVVDPVGFEYLEYVVGNVDIPFVAIGGIKEHNVAEVVRRGARCVAIVTEIVGSEDIGGTINALRQKMQHA, encoded by the coding sequence ATGGGTCGGGAATTCTCACGGCACACGATTCTGGATACTGATCTCTATTGTTTGACAGCGGAAAAGTTTTCTCTGGACCGTTCGAATCTTGATGTGGTCAAGGCGATGTTGGAAAGTGGTGTCTCCTTGATTCAGTATCGGGAAAAAGAGAAAAAAAGTGGTGAAAAATATCAGGAATGTCTTGCAATTCGCCAGATGACACGCGATGCGGGGGCCGCATTTATCGTTAATGACGATATTGACCTCGCTTTGATGGTGGAGGCGGATGGCGTTCATATAGGACAGGAGGATTTTCCTGTTCAGGCAGTCAGAAACATTGTCGGCGAGAAGATGGCCATAGGCTTGTCAACACATTCACCGGAAGAGGCTCGTGAAGCCGTACGGTGTGGAGCCGATTATATCGGTGTGGGGCCGATCTTCAAGACATTCACCAAAGATGACGTGGTTGACCCCGTCGGTTTTGAGTATCTGGAATATGTTGTCGGCAATGTCGACATTCCGTTTGTCGCTATCGGCGGCATTAAGGAACACAACGTGGCTGAAGTGGTCAGGCGCGGCGCTCGCTGCGTTGCCATTGTCACTGAAATCGTCGGGTCTGAGGATATCGGCGGGACAATCAATGCACTGCGTCAAAAGATGCAGCATGCTTAA
- the thiF gene encoding sulfur carrier protein ThiS adenylyltransferase ThiF: MNRTEQGIALYLGEDRLRFLQVRTIGIAGVGGLGSNCAMHLVRSGFKRFVLIDFDRVDESNLNRQAYGIDQIGQLKVMALSKNMLAVNPDLDLDVRTLTLAPDNMESAFMDCDVVIEALDDPMFKKALVEAYLPTDKLVVTASGIGGTGNTDALVTRKVRENFYMIGDMQTECSMENPPLSPKVAIAAAKQADVVLNHYLEKFIVEGGK; the protein is encoded by the coding sequence ATGAACAGGACAGAGCAGGGTATAGCGTTGTACCTGGGAGAAGATCGTTTACGTTTTCTCCAAGTCCGTACAATCGGCATAGCCGGAGTGGGCGGACTCGGGTCCAATTGTGCCATGCATCTTGTCCGGAGTGGATTCAAGCGGTTTGTTCTTATCGATTTTGATCGCGTGGATGAATCCAACCTGAATCGGCAGGCCTATGGTATCGACCAGATAGGACAGCTCAAAGTGATGGCTCTTTCCAAGAATATGCTGGCAGTCAATCCGGATCTCGATCTTGATGTAAGGACTCTGACTCTGGCCCCGGATAATATGGAATCCGCATTCATGGACTGTGATGTTGTCATCGAGGCACTTGATGACCCCATGTTCAAGAAGGCTCTGGTAGAGGCATACCTGCCGACCGACAAGCTTGTGGTGACGGCCTCCGGCATCGGGGGAACGGGAAATACCGACGCTCTTGTGACACGAAAAGTGCGGGAAAACTTCTACATGATAGGTGACATGCAGACAGAGTGCTCCATGGAAAATCCCCCCCTCTCACCGAAAGTCGCCATTGCCGCAGCCAAACAGGCAGACGTAGTTCTCAATCATTATCTTGAAAAGTTCATAGTCGAAGGAGGCAAGTGA
- the thiH gene encoding 2-iminoacetate synthase ThiH, translated as MSYYPLCRELEEASLEEQFAAVTEADVLRAIAKKHCTPGDFLALMSPTAAPFIEDMARKANTLTAQNFGRTIQLFTPLYLSNYCSNHCVYCGFNAKNVIPRSQLTAEQLEVEAKAIAATGLRHLLILTGESRVKASPEYLEECVTLLRNHFPSVSIEIYAMTLEEYTRLVEVGVDGLTLFQETYDEDLYDTLHPRGPKKDFRFRLDAPERGCQAGMRVVNIGALLGLGDWRKDALQTGMHAAYLMDNYPDVDISVSLPRMRPHAGEFQPTTLVSDREMVQLMLAMRLFLPRLGITISTRESPDFRENLLPLGVTKMSAGVSTAVGGHTQDCDKVGQFDISDDRSVEQMCAMLKSHGYQPVFKDWEPFDRNVSGGAA; from the coding sequence ATGAGTTATTATCCTCTATGCAGGGAATTGGAAGAAGCTTCTCTGGAAGAACAATTTGCAGCTGTAACTGAAGCTGATGTGCTCCGAGCTATTGCAAAAAAACATTGTACTCCAGGTGACTTCCTGGCTCTGATGAGCCCGACCGCAGCACCGTTTATTGAGGACATGGCTCGTAAGGCGAATACCCTGACTGCGCAGAACTTCGGACGGACTATTCAGCTCTTCACTCCGTTGTATCTATCCAATTATTGTTCCAATCATTGCGTCTATTGTGGTTTCAATGCCAAAAACGTGATTCCCAGGAGTCAACTGACCGCTGAGCAGTTGGAGGTGGAGGCCAAGGCCATTGCCGCGACGGGCCTTCGGCACCTTCTGATTTTAACGGGTGAATCTCGGGTCAAGGCTTCTCCCGAGTATCTTGAGGAGTGTGTTACACTTTTACGAAACCACTTCCCTTCGGTGTCTATCGAGATTTATGCCATGACACTGGAAGAATACACAAGGCTTGTCGAAGTCGGTGTGGATGGATTGACCCTTTTTCAGGAGACATACGACGAGGATTTGTACGATACTTTACATCCTCGTGGGCCTAAGAAGGATTTTCGATTCCGCCTTGATGCTCCGGAGCGGGGGTGCCAGGCGGGGATGCGTGTGGTGAATATCGGTGCGCTTCTCGGTCTGGGAGATTGGAGAAAAGATGCATTGCAGACAGGGATGCATGCAGCGTATCTCATGGATAATTATCCGGATGTGGATATATCGGTTTCATTGCCGCGTATGCGCCCTCATGCAGGTGAGTTCCAGCCTACAACTCTCGTCTCTGATCGGGAAATGGTCCAATTGATGCTTGCCATGCGTCTCTTTCTTCCTCGCCTCGGTATTACTATTTCTACCCGCGAAAGCCCGGATTTCAGGGAAAACCTTCTGCCTCTTGGCGTGACCAAGATGTCTGCCGGAGTTTCTACTGCCGTGGGAGGACATACTCAGGATTGTGACAAGGTCGGTCAGTTCGACATTAGTGACGACCGTTCTGTCGAGCAGATGTGTGCCATGCTCAAGAGTCATGGATATCAGCCGGTTTTTAAAGATTGGGAACCCTTTGACAGGAATGTTTCAGGAGGCGCGGCATGA
- a CDS encoding thiazole synthase — protein sequence MSEDIFKIGGLEFKSRLFIGTGKYADDFIIPSVCDASGAQVITVALRRVDMESQTANVMSCIPEHMQLLPNTSGARTAEEAVRIARLARAMGCGDWIKIEVISDNKYLLPDGYETAKATEILAKEGFIVLPYVNADLYVARSLVDAGAAAVMPLGAPIGSNRGLKTKEMVRILIDEINVPIVVDAGIGRPSEACEAMEMGADACLVNTAIATASDPVMMARAFGRAVTAGREAYLSGPGARQREAIASSPLTGFLGEE from the coding sequence ATGAGCGAAGACATCTTTAAAATCGGCGGCCTTGAATTCAAAAGCCGCTTGTTTATCGGCACAGGAAAATACGCGGATGACTTCATTATTCCATCCGTATGCGACGCTTCCGGCGCCCAAGTCATTACCGTGGCGCTGCGGCGTGTGGATATGGAATCTCAAACCGCTAATGTCATGAGCTGTATTCCTGAGCACATGCAACTGCTTCCGAATACTTCCGGTGCAAGGACAGCTGAAGAAGCCGTTCGTATAGCCCGACTGGCTCGTGCCATGGGATGTGGAGACTGGATTAAGATCGAGGTCATCTCGGACAACAAGTATTTGTTGCCTGATGGATATGAGACAGCCAAAGCCACTGAAATCCTCGCCAAGGAAGGTTTTATAGTGCTGCCTTATGTCAATGCCGACCTGTATGTGGCGCGTTCACTTGTTGATGCCGGTGCTGCCGCGGTTATGCCGCTTGGTGCACCTATTGGAAGCAATCGTGGTCTCAAGACCAAGGAAATGGTTCGCATCCTTATAGATGAGATCAATGTGCCGATTGTTGTGGATGCAGGCATCGGGCGACCTTCCGAAGCGTGCGAAGCCATGGAAATGGGTGCTGATGCCTGTCTTGTCAATACTGCGATTGCCACAGCCAGTGATCCTGTCATGATGGCCCGTGCTTTTGGGCGTGCTGTGACGGCTGGACGTGAAGCATATCTTTCTGGACCGGGAGCGCGGCAAAGAGAGGCGATTGCTTCCTCTCCGTTGACCGGTTTCCTTGGTGAGGAGTAA
- the thiS gene encoding sulfur carrier protein ThiS: protein MDIVMNGKNVEVAGSASLLDLLELNGIDSDTVVIELNGQIIPSVEFDSVELNNGDHLEVLRFVGGG, encoded by the coding sequence ATGGATATCGTGATGAATGGCAAGAATGTCGAAGTAGCGGGCTCCGCGAGTCTTCTGGATCTTCTGGAGCTCAATGGAATTGACTCCGACACGGTGGTCATTGAGTTGAACGGGCAGATCATTCCGTCTGTTGAATTCGATTCAGTCGAACTCAACAACGGTGATCACCTTGAAGTCCTCCGCTTTGTCGGTGGAGGCTAG